DNA from bacterium:
GGACTCCGTGTCCGGGCGCCGCCCGCGCCGACACCGCTTGACACGTTCCTGAAAGCACCAAGATTCTTGACTCGTGAGCGAACGATACGCCGGGCCGGGCGCCCGCCGAGCGGCCGAACGGAGCGAGCGCCAGAAGCTCGCCCTCAAGCTGTGGACCGTGCTCGCGCGCGCGCACGCCGCCGTGCTCGCGCACAGCCAGGCGGACATCGCGCGCCACGGCCTCACCCCCGGCGAGTTCGCCGTCCTCGAAGCGCTGTACCACAAGGGGCCGCTGCTGCTGGGCGAGCTTCAGCGAAAGATCCTCGTCTCGAGCGGCGGCATCACCTACCTCGTGGACTCCCTCGAGCGGCGGGGTCTGGTCGAACGCCGCGCCTGCGAGCAGGACCGGCGCGCCCGCTACGCCGCCCTGACCCCCGCTGGCGAACGCTTTAT
Protein-coding regions in this window:
- a CDS encoding MarR family transcriptional regulator gives rise to the protein MSERYAGPGARRAAERSERQKLALKLWTVLARAHAAVLAHSQADIARHGLTPGEFAVLEALYHKGPLLLGELQRKILVSSGGITYLVDSLERRGLVERRACEQDRRARYAALTPAGERFIAEIFEEHAAAIERAVSGLDLEEQRQAIELLKKLGLNAAALPRPGAGG